The genomic segment AGGGAAATTTTACTATGATGCATTGATTTTAGAAGATGAGCACTTGGAAAATAGTTGGCGTACCTTGCTTGACAATATGTGTAACACCAAGTATGGCGATTTAGTGGTTTCTATACTAGAAAGTAATCAATTTAGTCAAACGGATTTGTCTCGTATCCTAGATGTTGTAAAAGAAAAGCAGGTACAAGCACCTAAAAGAGTTCAATGCAATTGTCCGCTGGGTCAATGTACTTGCGGCGTGCATTGTCAAGATGAAATGAATAAATCCAAAATGGCGGAGTAAGAAATGGAAAATGATAAAAAAGAGTATAAATTGTCTGGAATGACTTGTGCAGCCTGCGCGATGACTATTGAAATGGTAGTCAAGGAACTTTCAACGGTAGAAGACGCTACTGTGAACTTGGCTACGGAAAAATTGACAGTTCTTCCCAAAGAAGGATTTGCAAGTGAGCAAGTCTTAGAGGCTGTGAAAGAAGCTGGCTACCAAGCGGCAGAAAAAGGAGAACAAAAGCAGTCTGATTATGCAAAACAGGTCGCAGAAAAGAAAGAAAAAGTACGCCAAATGGCGAGTCAGATTTGGTTTGCGGCAGGAGCAACTGTGCCACTTCTTTATATTTCAATGGGGAGCATGATTGGTTTGCCGTTTCCTTCCTTTTTGGATCACACGGTGCATCCCATTGCTTTTGTATCGGCGCAGCTTTTCCTTACTTTACCGGCTATTTGGGTAGGCTGGGGCTTTTATGTGCGTGGCTTTCGGAATTTGGCGAAACGGCATCCGAATATGGATAGTTTGATTGCTGTAGGAACGAGTGCAGCCTTTCTTTATAGTTTGTACTCGGTCGTTCAAGTGTTATTTGGGCATCATACTTTTGTACACCAATTGTATTTTGAATCAGTTGGTGTGATTATCACTCTTGTTTTACTGGGGAAATATCTGGAAGACAATGCCAAAGGACGAACCTCACAAGCGATTCAAAGTTTGATGAGCTTAGTACCCAATCAGGCAACTGTGATCCGTTATGGCGAAGTCGTAACAATTGATACGGAAGACATCAAGGTGGGAGACATTGTGCGAATTAAGCCGGGAGAACGCATGCCGGTTGACGGTGTGGTTATATCTGGACAAACCTATGTAGATGAGTCTATGATGACAGGTGAAAGTGTTCCTGTTGAAAAAAATGCCGGAGATGTGATTACGAGTGCCACTATAAATCAAACGGGTTCTATTGATTATAAAGCAACCAAAGTCAGTTCAGACACGACTTTAGCTCAGATTGTTCATTTGGTAGAGGAAGCGCAAGGGTCAAAAGCGCCTATTGCGGCTATGGCAGATAAAATCTCGCTTTACTTTGTGCCACTTGTCTTAGGCTTGGCAGTTTTAGCAGCTCTGTTGTGGTACTTTCTGGCGGGAGAGAGTTTGCAATTCTCACTTTCTATCTTTATTGCGGTGTTGGTCATTGCTTGTCCTTGTGCGCTTGGCTTAGCTACTCCGATGGCTATTATGGTAGGTACGGGAAAAGGAGCTGAAAATGGTGTCTTGATTAAGTCTGGGGAAGCTCTTGAAGCGGCTCATTTGGTAGATGTTATTGTTCTAGATAAAACAGGTACGATTACAGAAGGAAAGCCCAGTTTGACTGATGTACTGACTTTTAGCACTATTTCGCGAGAGGCTTTACTTAGTTTGGTAGCAAGTAGTGAGCAACATTCAGAGCATCTGCTAGCAATTGCCGTTTTGCAAGCAGCTCAAGCAGAAGACTTATCTTTGGCGCCGGTAACAGATTTTCAAGCGATTTCAGGTAAAGGAATTATAGCCCAAGTAGAAGCGCAAGAAGTGTTGATTGGGAATGAAAGTCTGATGAGACAATACCAAATTGAGCTTGGAGAACATATTTCTGATTTGATTTTCTTATCACATCAAGGAAAGACAGCTATGTTTGTCGCTTTGGATAGGCAATTGGTTGGGCTGGTAGCAGTCGCTGACCAAATCAAAAAAAATAGTCGTGAAGCTATTGCAAAATTGCAAAAAATGGGCTTAGAAGTGGTGATGTTGACAGGGGATCGTGAGGAAACAGCTCAAGCCATTGCAAGAGAAGCTGGTGTCGATCAAGTGATTGCAGAAGTATTTCCAGACGGCAAAGCAGATGTCGTAAGAACTTTGCAAACTCAAGGAAAGAAAGTTGCTATGGTAGGTGATGGGATTAATGATGCACCTGCTCTTGTACAGGCCGAAGTTGGGATTGCCATTGGTTCTGGAACCGATGTGGCTATTGATTCAGCCGACATTGTCTTGATGCATAGCGACCTTTTAGACGTGGTGACAGCCATTCGACTTAGTCAAGCCACGATTAAAAATATCA from the Streptococcus constellatus subsp. constellatus genome contains:
- a CDS encoding CopY/TcrY family copper transport repressor → MEQQNISRAEWQVMRVLWAYPHSRSTEVVERLEADFDWKPATVKTLLNRLKTKEFISMEKIEGKFYYDALILEDEHLENSWRTLLDNMCNTKYGDLVVSILESNQFSQTDLSRILDVVKEKQVQAPKRVQCNCPLGQCTCGVHCQDEMNKSKMAE
- a CDS encoding heavy metal translocating P-type ATPase gives rise to the protein MENDKKEYKLSGMTCAACAMTIEMVVKELSTVEDATVNLATEKLTVLPKEGFASEQVLEAVKEAGYQAAEKGEQKQSDYAKQVAEKKEKVRQMASQIWFAAGATVPLLYISMGSMIGLPFPSFLDHTVHPIAFVSAQLFLTLPAIWVGWGFYVRGFRNLAKRHPNMDSLIAVGTSAAFLYSLYSVVQVLFGHHTFVHQLYFESVGVIITLVLLGKYLEDNAKGRTSQAIQSLMSLVPNQATVIRYGEVVTIDTEDIKVGDIVRIKPGERMPVDGVVISGQTYVDESMMTGESVPVEKNAGDVITSATINQTGSIDYKATKVSSDTTLAQIVHLVEEAQGSKAPIAAMADKISLYFVPLVLGLAVLAALLWYFLAGESLQFSLSIFIAVLVIACPCALGLATPMAIMVGTGKGAENGVLIKSGEALEAAHLVDVIVLDKTGTITEGKPSLTDVLTFSTISREALLSLVASSEQHSEHLLAIAVLQAAQAEDLSLAPVTDFQAISGKGIIAQVEAQEVLIGNESLMRQYQIELGEHISDLIFLSHQGKTAMFVALDRQLVGLVAVADQIKKNSREAIAKLQKMGLEVVMLTGDREETAQAIAREAGVDQVIAEVFPDGKADVVRTLQTQGKKVAMVGDGINDAPALVQAEVGIAIGSGTDVAIDSADIVLMHSDLLDVVTAIRLSQATIKNIKENLFWAFAYNTLGIPVAMGLLHVFGGPLLNPMLAGLAMSFSSVSVVTNALRLRRFKIKS